One segment of Monomorium pharaonis isolate MP-MQ-018 chromosome 6, ASM1337386v2, whole genome shotgun sequence DNA contains the following:
- the LOC105831497 gene encoding RING finger protein 17 isoform X5 — MPIATTILSSHSLILKVNSAIISNTYNLQNSEAIEASIAQHFAYLHGVLQNTEAKLMNQLQQQDDILKNNLEEIQTQLSSQEAKLKLTLQIASYVKETFHKVDVQNAINILTEMADLPCHLMYKDMGQNHNAKLIIDNSIVAAIEDHCTIELPPVSSYSLLRKDELPKNYMVSPLPKKPRTTKQLQNDIEIIDLQSSVIQPSSSEPSLNKPSLSEPSPSTSIKTENKKEESISEFKVKVTYTVNPSLFFVQKVATKADFMQLEKDLIIYANNYKQEAPININQDDMCIVKQWKTVPDGTEWYRGSVKLVTKTKDGGKIYNVLYIDYGYEEYNVVAPRVLEIPDHLQTLPPQAIRCSLHGVVPKNMFWTKSSINDFMRLISGIECTMSVIKSTPDMLYVDLCLIHTNMGPQSMCTTMKMMNHARLDINQNSAQKSETTYVYNKEGLILNKTVIVNVGWIDSPDQIYVSKATLKSQFLKLRNELNEYYKKETSAKMIETPQKGLPCAVQLDNDIWYRGEITEIVNENQVKVFCVDWGRTLLQDRDALRVIPHRYTIFKAQAIKISLMYVAAQPDGTWKPEACETLMTLFNEAKCILVNPRKQIENGYIGCMYNDNVDISRQLKSAGVVNDFNMSKLKKKSRTLKYPSIACPSELEKTDDTVKDFSILLDDTESIISKDETPKDPFKVEVRVQRVVTPDCIYVAQAEYEKSNAKMVSAMQKFYDNFLSAPRDNWKEGALCAVYSVKDKSYFRAKILKITSPTEVLVYFYDMGIEETVTMKDIQILHSKFAKEMTYCFKVKLAGILPCGGSSSWPSLSCLTLSEIIRDNAYCKFYITKPVQEEMSDDVVPVELWVRQAKIPGPLAPTKIEINSVNRMLVEKGVALPIKNYFAQADSTLAKEFKQQLESGNWIATFDEEVKWFNKADETEMNDSTISHKTDPSYHNNIDILNTSTWNIKSNDTMTNRECAEKFSDWLPPNEITEEVFHSIPTYVDNKCVVYLHSKKYNADMLHYIETELQNHYKNIKINKEKQWKEGEICIAQYHYNQKWYRGRIAKNLGNILQVEFVDYGNVEDCEREHVTDYVRLGHIPIQCTKCVISGLRPASPSGKWMLHDLDRIHALLVDQECKVSILQRQPAYLSVSITLLRPWKCDLLLYLTNHMDMNIKIERKDWNDSDNSDEDLNSTRDVVIEDTISDYDKLCTADTVKKSLSETNTLNNTLNENLINDNLIELSQMELLDIVPRNKQVSDTESLSSIEMTNMHLISSTPQPQSEEEEQFASYKHLIIPQETKYIELILCCNKDAITSYAQLAQNNDDIFSNELHEYYLQYEAIMSEIQSDICQQPLITSFAMNTPCIAKFADNTWYRCIITNSERIPNTQYINISLYYVDFGNHEYKKLDVLSKDHNLRIPKEEWLELPAMAIKCTFWGLNYVSNDISLLASKLNEIYNQAVVARIIDINDGNNLVVEIYKDKTCQELFYAHLIEEGFYQLKDSKKTDDQ, encoded by the exons ATGCCGATCGCAACAACAATCTTGTCCTCGCACTCGCTGATTTTG AAAGTAAATTCAGCGATTATATCCAATACGTACAACTTGCAAAATAGCGAAGCCATCGAAGCATCAATCGCCCAACATTTTGCGTATCTACACGGCGTTCTCCAAAACACGGAAGCGAAATTGATGAACCAGCTGCAACAGCAAGATGATATCCTCAAGAATAATTTAGAGGAAATCCAAACACAGCTTAGTTCACAGGAGGCAAAGTTGAAGTTGACGTTACAG atagCCTCCTACGTGAAAGAAACCTTCCACAAGGTGGACGTACAAAATGCGATAAACATTCTTACGGAAATGGCGGATCTCCCTTGCCATCTTATGTACAAGGACATGGGCCAGAATCACAACGCAAA ACTTATCATCGATAACTCGATCGTCGCAGCCATAGAAGATCACTGTACAATCGAATTGCCACCAGTCTCATCCTATAGTCTTTTGAGAAAAGATGAGCTACCAAAGAATTACATGGTGTCACCTTTACCAAAAAAACCGCGTACAA ctaaacaattacaaaatgaTATAGAGATCATTGATTTACAATCGTCTGTAATACAACCATCGTCAAGTGAACCGTCACTGAATAAACCATCACTAAGTGAACCATCACCATCGACATCCATCAAgacggaaaataaaaaagaagaaa GCATTTCCGAGTTTAAGGTGAAAGTGACGTACACTGTCAATCCATCGTTGTTCTTCGTCCAAAAAGTGGCCACGAAAGCGGACTTCATGCAGTTGGAGAAAGACCTGATAATATACGCAAACAATTACAAACAAGAAGCCccgataaatattaatcagg atgaCATGTGCATTGTTAAACAGTGGAAAACAGTACCGGATGGTACTGAGTGGTATCGAGGAAGCGTAAAGTTGGTGACCAAGACTAAAGATGGCGGAAAGATATACAATGTACTTTACATAGACTATGGCTATGAGGAATACAACGTAGTGGCCCCGAGAGTGTTAGAAATCCCTGACCATTTACAAACACTGCCACCACAAGCGATTCGATGCAGCTTGCATGGCGTGGTACCCAAGAATATGTTCTGGACGAAGTCGAGCATAAATGACTTCATGCGGCTGATCAGTGGAAT TGAATGCACGATGTCCGTCATTAAATCCACCCCTGACATGCTATATGTCGATCTATGTTTAATCCATACTAATATGGGTCCACAATCAATGTGTACCACTATGAAAATGATGAATCACGCGCGTTTggatataaatcaaaatagt GCCCAAAAATCGGAAACTActtatgtttataacaaagaaggacttatattaaataagacGGTGATAGTTAATGTTGGCTGGATTGACTCTCCGGATCAAATTTATGTCTCtaaa GCAACGCTAAAAAGTCAGTTTTTGAAACTAAGAAATGAGCTGAatgagtattataaaaaagaaacttcgGCAAAAATGATTGAAACACCACAGAAAG gtTTACCATGTGCTGTGCAATTAGACAATGATATCTGGTATCGCGGCGAAATCACTGAAATAGTTAATGAAAATCAAGTTAAAGTGTTTTGCGTGGATTGGGGACGTACCTTACTTCAAGACCGCGATGCATTACGAGTGATTCCACATAGATACACCATATTTAAGGCGCAA GCCATAAAAATATCGTTAATGTATGTCGCGGCTCAACCTGATGGAACATGGAAACCAGAAGCTTGTGAAACTTTGATGACTCTTTTCAATGAAGCAAAATGTATCCTGGTGAATCCTCGAAAACAAATAGAGAACGGATATATCGGATGTATGTACAACGACAATGTCGACATCAGCCGACAGTTAAAAAGCGCAGGCGTCGTTAACGATTTTAATATGAG caaattgaagaaaaaatcaCGAACCCTTAAATATCCTTCAATAGCATGTCCTTCAGAACTGGAGAAAACTGATGATACTGTCAAAGACTTTTCCATTTTGTTAGATGACACGGAGAGTATAATCAGTAAAGACGAGACACCTAAAGATCCGTTCAAAGTAGAAGTACGTGTTCAACGAGTGGTTACACCAGATTGCATCTACGTTGCGCAGGCAGAATATGAAAAATCAAACGCAAAAATGGTTTCTGCAATGCAAAAATTCTATGATAACTTTCTCTCCGCACCGCGAGACAATTGGAAAGAAGGCGCACTTTGCGCTGTGTATTCCGTAAAGGACAAGTCCTACTTCCGCgcgaaaatattgaagataacATCTCCAACAGAGGTGTTGGTTTATTTCTACGACATGGGTATTGAAGAAACGGTGACAATGAAGGATATACAAATTCTCCATTCAAAATTTGCTAAGGAAATGACATATTGCTTCAAAGTGAAGCTGGCTGGTATTTTGCCCTGCGGCGGATCATCCTCGTGGCCATCGTTATCCTGCTTAACGCTATCTGAGATTATACGAGATAATgcatattgtaaattttatatcactaaaCCG GTTCAAGAAGAAATGTCAGATGACGTGGTACCTGTTGAGCTTTGGGTAAGACAGGCGAAAATACCAGGGCCATTAGCACCGACTAAAATAGAGATAAATTCTGTCAACCGAATGTTAGTGGAAAAGGGTGTCGCCTTGCCCATTAAGaa tTACTTCGCACAAGCAGACTCGACTCTCGCTAAAGAATTTAAGCAGCAGTTGGAGAGCGGTAATTGGATCGCGACATTTGATGAAGAAGTGAAATGGTTTAACAAGGCGGACGAGACTGAAATGAACGATTCCACGATATCGCATAAAACCGATCCGTCGtatcataataatattgacattttaaaCACTTCAACTTGGAATATTAAATCCAATGATACTATGACAAATCGTGAGTGTGCAGAGAAGTTCTCAGACTGGTTACCACCGAACGAAATAACGGAAGAAGTGTTTCATTCCATACCAACGTATGTGGATAACAAATGTGTCGTGTACTTACATTCTAAGAAATATA atGCCGATATGCTGCACTATATAGAAACCGAGTTGCAAAAtcattataagaatattaaaataaacaaagaaaaacaatggaaagaaggagaaataTGTATCGCTCAATATCATTATAATCAAAAGTGGTATAGAGGtagaattgcaaaaaatttaggaaatatattacag GTGGAATTTGTCGATTACGGCAATGTGGAAGACTGCGAGAGAGAGCATGTAACAGATTATGTTAGACTGGGACACATTCCTATCCAGTGCACAAAATGCGTCATCAGTGGATTAAGACCG GCATCCCCAAGTGGTAAATGGATGTTGCATGATCTAGATCGCATACACGCGCTTCTTGTTGATCAAGAATGTAAGGTGTCCATTTTACAACGTCAACCCGCATATTTATCT gtatcaataacattattgcGGCCATGGAAATGCGACCTTTTGTTGTACCTCACAAATCATATGGATATGAATATCAAGATCGAACGAAAGGACTGGAACGATTCGGATAATTCCGATGAAGATTTGAACTCCACTAGGGATGTTGTGATTGAAGATACAATAAGCGACTACGATAAGCTATGCACAGCCGATACTGtcaaaaaatctttatcaGAAACAAATACGctgaataatacattaaacGAGAATCtgattaatgataatttaatagagCTTTCACAGATGGAATTGCTTGATATAGTTCCTAGGAACAAACAGGTATCCGACACCGAAAGTTTATCTTCGATAGAAATGACAAACATGCATTTGATCTCTTCAACACCGCAACCACAATCGGAGGAAGAAGAGCAGTTTGCCTCATACAAACATTTGATCATTCCGCAAGAAACAAAATacattgaattaatattatgttgcAACAAAGACGCCATCACTTCATACGCGCAACTGGCGCAAAATAACGatgatatattttctaat gagCTTCACGAATATTACCTACAATACGAAGCTATAATGTCGGAGATCCAAAGTGATATTTGTCAACAACCGTTAATAACATCTTTTGCGATGA ATACTCCATGTATTGCGAAATTTGCCGATAACACGTGGTATAGATGTATCATCACTAATAGCGAAAGAATTCCAAATACTCAGTATATAAACATTTCATTGTATTACGTCGATTTTGGTAAtcatgaatataaaaaattggacGTACTCTCTAA AGACCACAATTTACGTATACCAAAGGAAGAATGGCTGGAATTACCCGCTATGGCTATTAAATGCACATTTTGGGGGCTAAACTATGTCTCCAACGACATTAGCTTGTTAGCGTCGAAactaaatgaaatatataatcaagCGGTCGTGGCCCGAATTATA GACATTAACGATGGAAATAATCTTGTGGTCGAGATATATAAGGACAAAACATGCCAAGAACTTTTTTATGCTCATTTAATAGAAGAAGGTTTTTATCAACTTAAAGACTCAAAGAAGACTGATGATCAATAA
- the LOC105831497 gene encoding RING finger protein 17 isoform X4, which translates to MDPRENREREENDDARRRSLTSPRHPGDCGREPRRRLFARPRVSSPRPRLETTRKVNSAIISNTYNLQNSEAIEASIAQHFAYLHGVLQNTEAKLMNQLQQQDDILKNNLEEIQTQLSSQEAKLKLTLQIASYVKETFHKVDVQNAINILTEMADLPCHLMYKDMGQNHNAKLIIDNSIVAAIEDHCTIELPPVSSYSLLRKDELPKNYMVSPLPKKPRTTKQLQNDIEIIDLQSSVIQPSSSEPSLNKPSLSEPSPSTSIKTENKKEESISEFKVKVTYTVNPSLFFVQKVATKADFMQLEKDLIIYANNYKQEAPININQDDMCIVKQWKTVPDGTEWYRGSVKLVTKTKDGGKIYNVLYIDYGYEEYNVVAPRVLEIPDHLQTLPPQAIRCSLHGVVPKNMFWTKSSINDFMRLISGIECTMSVIKSTPDMLYVDLCLIHTNMGPQSMCTTMKMMNHARLDINQNSAQKSETTYVYNKEGLILNKTVIVNVGWIDSPDQIYVSKATLKSQFLKLRNELNEYYKKETSAKMIETPQKGLPCAVQLDNDIWYRGEITEIVNENQVKVFCVDWGRTLLQDRDALRVIPHRYTIFKAQAIKISLMYVAAQPDGTWKPEACETLMTLFNEAKCILVNPRKQIENGYIGCMYNDNVDISRQLKSAGVVNDFNMSKLKKKSRTLKYPSIACPSELEKTDDTVKDFSILLDDTESIISKDETPKDPFKVEVRVQRVVTPDCIYVAQAEYEKSNAKMVSAMQKFYDNFLSAPRDNWKEGALCAVYSVKDKSYFRAKILKITSPTEVLVYFYDMGIEETVTMKDIQILHSKFAKEMTYCFKVKLAGILPCGGSSSWPSLSCLTLSEIIRDNAYCKFYITKPVQEEMSDDVVPVELWVRQAKIPGPLAPTKIEINSVNRMLVEKGVALPIKNYFAQADSTLAKEFKQQLESGNWIATFDEEVKWFNKADETEMNDSTISHKTDPSYHNNIDILNTSTWNIKSNDTMTNRECAEKFSDWLPPNEITEEVFHSIPTYVDNKCVVYLHSKKYNADMLHYIETELQNHYKNIKINKEKQWKEGEICIAQYHYNQKWYRGRIAKNLGNILQVEFVDYGNVEDCEREHVTDYVRLGHIPIQCTKCVISGLRPASPSGKWMLHDLDRIHALLVDQECKVSILQRQPAYLSVSITLLRPWKCDLLLYLTNHMDMNIKIERKDWNDSDNSDEDLNSTRDVVIEDTISDYDKLCTADTVKKSLSETNTLNNTLNENLINDNLIELSQMELLDIVPRNKQVSDTESLSSIEMTNMHLISSTPQPQSEEEEQFASYKHLIIPQETKYIELILCCNKDAITSYAQLAQNNDDIFSNELHEYYLQYEAIMSEIQSDICQQPLITSFAMNTPCIAKFADNTWYRCIITNSERIPNTQYINISLYYVDFGNHEYKKLDVLSKDHNLRIPKEEWLELPAMAIKCTFWGLNYVSNDISLLASKLNEIYNQAVVARIIDINDGNNLVVEIYKDKTCQELFYAHLIEEGFYQLKDSKKTDDQ; encoded by the exons AAAGTAAATTCAGCGATTATATCCAATACGTACAACTTGCAAAATAGCGAAGCCATCGAAGCATCAATCGCCCAACATTTTGCGTATCTACACGGCGTTCTCCAAAACACGGAAGCGAAATTGATGAACCAGCTGCAACAGCAAGATGATATCCTCAAGAATAATTTAGAGGAAATCCAAACACAGCTTAGTTCACAGGAGGCAAAGTTGAAGTTGACGTTACAG atagCCTCCTACGTGAAAGAAACCTTCCACAAGGTGGACGTACAAAATGCGATAAACATTCTTACGGAAATGGCGGATCTCCCTTGCCATCTTATGTACAAGGACATGGGCCAGAATCACAACGCAAA ACTTATCATCGATAACTCGATCGTCGCAGCCATAGAAGATCACTGTACAATCGAATTGCCACCAGTCTCATCCTATAGTCTTTTGAGAAAAGATGAGCTACCAAAGAATTACATGGTGTCACCTTTACCAAAAAAACCGCGTACAA ctaaacaattacaaaatgaTATAGAGATCATTGATTTACAATCGTCTGTAATACAACCATCGTCAAGTGAACCGTCACTGAATAAACCATCACTAAGTGAACCATCACCATCGACATCCATCAAgacggaaaataaaaaagaagaaa GCATTTCCGAGTTTAAGGTGAAAGTGACGTACACTGTCAATCCATCGTTGTTCTTCGTCCAAAAAGTGGCCACGAAAGCGGACTTCATGCAGTTGGAGAAAGACCTGATAATATACGCAAACAATTACAAACAAGAAGCCccgataaatattaatcagg atgaCATGTGCATTGTTAAACAGTGGAAAACAGTACCGGATGGTACTGAGTGGTATCGAGGAAGCGTAAAGTTGGTGACCAAGACTAAAGATGGCGGAAAGATATACAATGTACTTTACATAGACTATGGCTATGAGGAATACAACGTAGTGGCCCCGAGAGTGTTAGAAATCCCTGACCATTTACAAACACTGCCACCACAAGCGATTCGATGCAGCTTGCATGGCGTGGTACCCAAGAATATGTTCTGGACGAAGTCGAGCATAAATGACTTCATGCGGCTGATCAGTGGAAT TGAATGCACGATGTCCGTCATTAAATCCACCCCTGACATGCTATATGTCGATCTATGTTTAATCCATACTAATATGGGTCCACAATCAATGTGTACCACTATGAAAATGATGAATCACGCGCGTTTggatataaatcaaaatagt GCCCAAAAATCGGAAACTActtatgtttataacaaagaaggacttatattaaataagacGGTGATAGTTAATGTTGGCTGGATTGACTCTCCGGATCAAATTTATGTCTCtaaa GCAACGCTAAAAAGTCAGTTTTTGAAACTAAGAAATGAGCTGAatgagtattataaaaaagaaacttcgGCAAAAATGATTGAAACACCACAGAAAG gtTTACCATGTGCTGTGCAATTAGACAATGATATCTGGTATCGCGGCGAAATCACTGAAATAGTTAATGAAAATCAAGTTAAAGTGTTTTGCGTGGATTGGGGACGTACCTTACTTCAAGACCGCGATGCATTACGAGTGATTCCACATAGATACACCATATTTAAGGCGCAA GCCATAAAAATATCGTTAATGTATGTCGCGGCTCAACCTGATGGAACATGGAAACCAGAAGCTTGTGAAACTTTGATGACTCTTTTCAATGAAGCAAAATGTATCCTGGTGAATCCTCGAAAACAAATAGAGAACGGATATATCGGATGTATGTACAACGACAATGTCGACATCAGCCGACAGTTAAAAAGCGCAGGCGTCGTTAACGATTTTAATATGAG caaattgaagaaaaaatcaCGAACCCTTAAATATCCTTCAATAGCATGTCCTTCAGAACTGGAGAAAACTGATGATACTGTCAAAGACTTTTCCATTTTGTTAGATGACACGGAGAGTATAATCAGTAAAGACGAGACACCTAAAGATCCGTTCAAAGTAGAAGTACGTGTTCAACGAGTGGTTACACCAGATTGCATCTACGTTGCGCAGGCAGAATATGAAAAATCAAACGCAAAAATGGTTTCTGCAATGCAAAAATTCTATGATAACTTTCTCTCCGCACCGCGAGACAATTGGAAAGAAGGCGCACTTTGCGCTGTGTATTCCGTAAAGGACAAGTCCTACTTCCGCgcgaaaatattgaagataacATCTCCAACAGAGGTGTTGGTTTATTTCTACGACATGGGTATTGAAGAAACGGTGACAATGAAGGATATACAAATTCTCCATTCAAAATTTGCTAAGGAAATGACATATTGCTTCAAAGTGAAGCTGGCTGGTATTTTGCCCTGCGGCGGATCATCCTCGTGGCCATCGTTATCCTGCTTAACGCTATCTGAGATTATACGAGATAATgcatattgtaaattttatatcactaaaCCG GTTCAAGAAGAAATGTCAGATGACGTGGTACCTGTTGAGCTTTGGGTAAGACAGGCGAAAATACCAGGGCCATTAGCACCGACTAAAATAGAGATAAATTCTGTCAACCGAATGTTAGTGGAAAAGGGTGTCGCCTTGCCCATTAAGaa tTACTTCGCACAAGCAGACTCGACTCTCGCTAAAGAATTTAAGCAGCAGTTGGAGAGCGGTAATTGGATCGCGACATTTGATGAAGAAGTGAAATGGTTTAACAAGGCGGACGAGACTGAAATGAACGATTCCACGATATCGCATAAAACCGATCCGTCGtatcataataatattgacattttaaaCACTTCAACTTGGAATATTAAATCCAATGATACTATGACAAATCGTGAGTGTGCAGAGAAGTTCTCAGACTGGTTACCACCGAACGAAATAACGGAAGAAGTGTTTCATTCCATACCAACGTATGTGGATAACAAATGTGTCGTGTACTTACATTCTAAGAAATATA atGCCGATATGCTGCACTATATAGAAACCGAGTTGCAAAAtcattataagaatattaaaataaacaaagaaaaacaatggaaagaaggagaaataTGTATCGCTCAATATCATTATAATCAAAAGTGGTATAGAGGtagaattgcaaaaaatttaggaaatatattacag GTGGAATTTGTCGATTACGGCAATGTGGAAGACTGCGAGAGAGAGCATGTAACAGATTATGTTAGACTGGGACACATTCCTATCCAGTGCACAAAATGCGTCATCAGTGGATTAAGACCG GCATCCCCAAGTGGTAAATGGATGTTGCATGATCTAGATCGCATACACGCGCTTCTTGTTGATCAAGAATGTAAGGTGTCCATTTTACAACGTCAACCCGCATATTTATCT gtatcaataacattattgcGGCCATGGAAATGCGACCTTTTGTTGTACCTCACAAATCATATGGATATGAATATCAAGATCGAACGAAAGGACTGGAACGATTCGGATAATTCCGATGAAGATTTGAACTCCACTAGGGATGTTGTGATTGAAGATACAATAAGCGACTACGATAAGCTATGCACAGCCGATACTGtcaaaaaatctttatcaGAAACAAATACGctgaataatacattaaacGAGAATCtgattaatgataatttaatagagCTTTCACAGATGGAATTGCTTGATATAGTTCCTAGGAACAAACAGGTATCCGACACCGAAAGTTTATCTTCGATAGAAATGACAAACATGCATTTGATCTCTTCAACACCGCAACCACAATCGGAGGAAGAAGAGCAGTTTGCCTCATACAAACATTTGATCATTCCGCAAGAAACAAAATacattgaattaatattatgttgcAACAAAGACGCCATCACTTCATACGCGCAACTGGCGCAAAATAACGatgatatattttctaat gagCTTCACGAATATTACCTACAATACGAAGCTATAATGTCGGAGATCCAAAGTGATATTTGTCAACAACCGTTAATAACATCTTTTGCGATGA ATACTCCATGTATTGCGAAATTTGCCGATAACACGTGGTATAGATGTATCATCACTAATAGCGAAAGAATTCCAAATACTCAGTATATAAACATTTCATTGTATTACGTCGATTTTGGTAAtcatgaatataaaaaattggacGTACTCTCTAA AGACCACAATTTACGTATACCAAAGGAAGAATGGCTGGAATTACCCGCTATGGCTATTAAATGCACATTTTGGGGGCTAAACTATGTCTCCAACGACATTAGCTTGTTAGCGTCGAAactaaatgaaatatataatcaagCGGTCGTGGCCCGAATTATA GACATTAACGATGGAAATAATCTTGTGGTCGAGATATATAAGGACAAAACATGCCAAGAACTTTTTTATGCTCATTTAATAGAAGAAGGTTTTTATCAACTTAAAGACTCAAAGAAGACTGATGATCAATAA